A segment of the Candidatus Neomarinimicrobiota bacterium genome:
ACGGCAGCTGCATCTCGCCGGCGCCGAACAGTTCGCCGACGGTTTTCATCCCGGCCAACAGAAAGTTATTAATAATATGCAGCGGCGAATACTCTTCAAGCGCCTCATCGAGGTCGTCGGTGAGTCCTTGTTTCCGTCCGTCAACGATCCGTTTCTCCAGACGCTCGTCTAACGGCAGGTCGGCATCCGCGGCCTCATCCACTTCACGCCGCGAACCACTGGATTCCTCGTAAAACGCCATCATCTCGGTGAGCGGGTCGTACTCGTCGGTACGATTGTCGAAGATCAGATCCTCGCACAATTTCCGTTCTTCTTCGGAAATCTGATACATGGGAATGATTTTTCCGGCGTGCACGATGGCGGCGTCCAGCCCGTATTCGATGGCCTTGTGCAGAAAGACGCTGTTCAGCACGTGCCGGGCGTCTGAGCTGAGTCCGAACGAGATATTGCTCACGCCCAGGATCGTCCGAACGCCAGGCAGTTCCTCTTTTACCCGGCGAATCGCTTCGATAGTTGCTTCACCTGCGCCGCGAAATTCTTCGTCCCCGCTGCCCAGGGTGAATGTTAAAGTATCGAATAAGAGATCTTCCGGGCGCATCCCATATTTATTCACTGCAATGTCATAGATACGCTTTGCAATCTCTACCTTACGCTCCACGGTCTTGGCCATGCCGTCTTCATCGATGGTAAGTGCCACAACCGCTGCGCCGTATCGCTTACAGAGCGGCAACACCCTGGCCATGCGTTCTTCGCCGTCTTCCATATTGATGGAGTTAACAATGGCCCGGCCGGAAATATTTTTGAGCGATTCCTCGATGACCTCCCATTCGGTGGAGTCGATCATCAATGGGATGGTCACCTGCTTGTTGAACCGCGGAATAATTTCGTTCATATCCCGGACTTCGTCCCGGCCGACATACGCAGCACAGACGTCTAGCACGTGTGCGCCACCGCGCTCCTGTTCCTTGGCCATTTCCACCATGCTGTCCCAGTCCTCGTCTTCCAGGAGGCCTTTGAATTTCTTGGAGCCGTTGGCGTTGGTCCGCTCCCCCACCAGCAGCGGCGGCGGATCCTGGGTGAGATCCACGGATTGATAGAGACTGGAGGCCGACGGCGACCAATTCACATCTCTGGGCTGAGGCGATTTCCCCTCCACTGCCTGCACCAGTTTTTCAAGATGGGCAGGCGTATTGCCGCAGCATCCGCCGACGATGTTCACGCCCAGATCGTCGACAAAGTGACTCAGCGTGCTTGCCAATTCTTCCGGCTGCAGCGGATAGACGGTCTCGCCGCCGATATTCTCCGGGATGCCGGCGTTGGGGATCGCGGAGATCGGGCGTTTACTGTTCGCGCTCAGATACCGGATATGATCGGACATCTTCTCCGGTCCTGTGGCGCAGTTCATTCCAATGACGTCGATAACGTCGTATGGTTCCAGAGAAGTGAGCGCGGCAGCGATATCCGAACCGACCAGTAGGGTTCCGGTGGTCTCCACCGTCACCTGCATGATCACCGGGATCTTCCGCCCAATTTTCTTGAAATAATCCTGGATTGCAGCCAGCACTGCTTTGGCTTGCAGGATGTCCTGGCAGGTCTCGATGATCAGCACATCAGCACCGCCGTCTACCAGGCCTGCCACCTGCGGATCGTAGGCTGCCTTCAGATCATCAAAGGAGATATGTCCCAGTGTCGGCAATTTGGTCCCCGGACCGATGGAGCCGGCCACGAACCGCGGAAAATCCGGTGTGGAATAATCGCTCGCCACATCTTTGGCAAGTTCCGCTGCGGTTTTATTGATTTCATATGATTTTTCGGCAATGTCATATTCACCGAGCACAATACTAGTCGCGCCGAAGGTGTCGGTCTCCACCACCTGGCAGCCCACGTCCAGAAAGCTGGCGTGTACCTGCCGGATGGCATCGGGCTTGGAGATGACCAAATACT
Coding sequences within it:
- the metH gene encoding methionine synthase; protein product: MSDFLTEVQNRIVVFDGAMGTSIQDMDLNPDDFNGLDGCNEYLVISKPDAIRQVHASFLDVGCQVVETDTFGATSIVLGEYDIAEKSYEINKTAAELAKDVASDYSTPDFPRFVAGSIGPGTKLPTLGHISFDDLKAAYDPQVAGLVDGGADVLIIETCQDILQAKAVLAAIQDYFKKIGRKIPVIMQVTVETTGTLLVGSDIAAALTSLEPYDVIDVIGMNCATGPEKMSDHIRYLSANSKRPISAIPNAGIPENIGGETVYPLQPEELASTLSHFVDDLGVNIVGGCCGNTPAHLEKLVQAVEGKSPQPRDVNWSPSASSLYQSVDLTQDPPPLLVGERTNANGSKKFKGLLEDEDWDSMVEMAKEQERGGAHVLDVCAAYVGRDEVRDMNEIIPRFNKQVTIPLMIDSTEWEVIEESLKNISGRAIVNSINMEDGEERMARVLPLCKRYGAAVVALTIDEDGMAKTVERKVEIAKRIYDIAVNKYGMRPEDLLFDTLTFTLGSGDEEFRGAGEATIEAIRRVKEELPGVRTILGVSNISFGLSSDARHVLNSVFLHKAIEYGLDAAIVHAGKIIPMYQISEEERKLCEDLIFDNRTDEYDPLTEMMAFYEESSGSRREVDEAADADLPLDERLEKRIVDGRKQGLTDDLDEALEEYSPLHIINNFLLAGMKTVGELFGAGEMQLPFVLQSAETMKAAVAHLEPHMEKSESSQKGKIVLATVKGDVHDIGKNLVDIILTNNGYAVENLGIKVPIDNMLEAMESTNPDAIGMSGLLVKSTIIMKENLEVMNERNVQIPVLLGGAALNRRYVESDLRKTYHGPVYYGKDAFTGLSIMDDLVKEKKEKAEEAGEVELEVPPPKEISSKIKNRSIGPSLGTDEYVEPDIDRDNPVPEPPFWGTKVIEDIDIDDVYPYINTIALFRAQWQFRKAGGSREDFQRMIEEEVEPEFERLQRKGKEEGLLNPRVTYGYFPCQSEKNDLIVYDPDTREERERFTFPRQDGKQHRCLADFFRPVDSGEMDVVAFQLVTVGEKASEESQRLFDNDEYKEYLLWHGFSVETAEGLAEYWHKIVRGELGFGDEDADEIKKLFKQGYRGSRYSFGYPACPHLEDHEQLFRLIDPSTIGVELSEGYQLHPEQSTSAIIVHHPEAKYYSL